Proteins from a single region of Amycolatopsis sp. CA-230715:
- the acs gene encoding acetate--CoA ligase yields the protein MTEQSPALDNLLKESRTFPPSEEFAARANATAELRAEADADRDAFWAKQAERLHWDTKWTQVLDWSGAPFAKWFVGGKLNVAYNCVDRHVESGHGDQVAIHWVGEPGDTRDITYAQLKDEVSKAANAFASLGVKAGDVVAIQLQMIPEAIIAMLACARVGALHNVVFGGFSPTALRARVDDAAAKIVITSDGQYRRGKAAPMKANVDEALAGAETVEKVIVVKRTGSDLEGDAPWTEGRDLWWHDLVDAQSAEHTPEAFDSEHPLFILYTSGTTGKPKGILHTSGGYLTQAAYTHHNVFDHKAGEDVYWCTADIGWVTGHSYIVYGPLANRVTQVVYEGTPNTPHEGRHWEIVQSYGVSIYYTAPTLIRTFMKWGKEIPESYDLSTLRVLGSVGEPINPEAWIWYRENIGAGKAPIVDTWWQTETGAIMISPLPGVTSTKPGSAQQALPGISAKVVDDQAAEVGNGGGGYLVLDKPWPSMLRGIWGDDERFKETYWSRFAEQGFYFAGDGAKYDDDGDIWLLGRVDDVMNVSGHRISTTEVESALVSHPTVAEAAVVGASDATTGQGIVAFVILRGNAQDGGADAVQELRNHVAKEIGPIAKPRQIMVVPELPKTRSGKIMRRLLRDVAENREVGDVTTLADSSVMDLISSGLNSDKSEE from the coding sequence ATGACCGAGCAGTCCCCAGCGCTGGACAACCTGCTCAAGGAGAGCCGCACCTTCCCGCCGAGCGAGGAGTTCGCCGCGCGGGCCAATGCGACCGCGGAGTTACGGGCGGAGGCCGACGCCGACCGCGACGCGTTCTGGGCGAAGCAGGCCGAGCGGCTGCACTGGGACACGAAGTGGACCCAGGTGCTCGACTGGTCCGGCGCGCCGTTCGCGAAGTGGTTCGTGGGCGGGAAGCTCAACGTCGCCTACAACTGCGTCGACCGCCACGTCGAAAGCGGGCACGGCGACCAGGTCGCGATCCACTGGGTCGGCGAGCCCGGCGACACCCGCGACATCACCTACGCGCAGCTGAAGGACGAGGTTTCCAAGGCTGCCAACGCATTCGCCTCGCTCGGCGTCAAGGCGGGCGACGTGGTCGCGATCCAGCTGCAGATGATCCCCGAGGCGATCATCGCGATGCTCGCGTGCGCCAGGGTCGGCGCGCTGCACAACGTGGTCTTCGGCGGGTTCTCCCCGACCGCGCTGCGCGCCCGCGTCGACGACGCCGCGGCGAAGATCGTGATCACCTCGGACGGGCAGTACCGGCGCGGCAAGGCGGCGCCGATGAAGGCCAACGTCGACGAAGCCCTCGCGGGCGCGGAAACCGTCGAGAAGGTCATCGTCGTGAAGCGCACCGGCAGCGACCTCGAAGGCGACGCGCCGTGGACCGAGGGCCGCGACCTGTGGTGGCACGACCTCGTCGACGCGCAGTCCGCCGAGCACACGCCAGAGGCGTTCGACTCCGAGCACCCGCTGTTCATCCTCTACACCTCGGGCACCACCGGGAAGCCGAAGGGCATCCTGCACACCTCGGGCGGCTACCTGACGCAGGCCGCGTACACGCACCACAACGTCTTCGACCACAAGGCGGGCGAAGACGTCTACTGGTGCACCGCCGACATCGGCTGGGTCACCGGGCACAGCTACATCGTCTACGGGCCGCTCGCGAACCGCGTCACGCAGGTCGTCTACGAAGGCACGCCGAACACCCCGCACGAGGGGCGGCACTGGGAGATCGTGCAGTCCTACGGCGTCTCGATCTACTACACCGCGCCCACGCTGATCCGCACGTTCATGAAGTGGGGCAAGGAAATCCCGGAGTCCTACGACCTGTCCACGCTGCGCGTGCTCGGCAGCGTCGGCGAGCCGATCAACCCCGAGGCGTGGATCTGGTACCGGGAGAACATCGGCGCGGGCAAGGCACCGATCGTGGACACCTGGTGGCAGACCGAAACCGGCGCGATCATGATCTCGCCGCTGCCCGGGGTCACCTCGACGAAGCCGGGTTCCGCGCAGCAGGCGCTGCCGGGGATCTCCGCGAAGGTCGTCGACGATCAAGCAGCCGAGGTCGGCAACGGCGGCGGCGGGTACCTGGTGCTCGACAAGCCGTGGCCGTCGATGCTGCGCGGGATCTGGGGCGACGACGAGCGCTTCAAGGAGACCTACTGGTCCAGGTTCGCCGAGCAGGGCTTCTACTTCGCCGGTGACGGCGCGAAGTACGACGACGACGGCGACATCTGGCTGCTCGGTCGCGTGGACGACGTGATGAACGTGTCCGGCCACCGGATATCCACCACCGAGGTGGAATCCGCGCTGGTGTCGCACCCGACGGTCGCCGAGGCGGCCGTCGTCGGCGCGAGCGACGCCACCACCGGACAGGGCATCGTGGCGTTCGTGATCCTGCGCGGCAACGCGCAGGATGGCGGAGCCGACGCGGTGCAGGAACTGCGCAACCACGTGGCGAAGGAGATCGGCCCGATCGCCAAGCCGCGCCAGATCATGGTCGTGCCGGAGCTGCCGAAGACGCGCTCGGGCAAGATCATGCGGCGGCTGCTGCGCGATGTCGCGGAGAACCGCGAGGTCGGCGACGTGACCACGCTGGCGGATTCGTCCGTGATGGACCTGATCTCGTCCGGCCTCAACTCGGACAAGTCCGAGGAGTAG
- a CDS encoding DUF2848 domain-containing protein, whose product MRKTGFVATRSPPARRPPVRFTLPDGTTESVTVHTLLNAGYAGRSQDEVAAHVAELAELGVPAPSVTPALYPVSPYLAAQTREVPVQHDRTSGEAEWALVISSTGEVLLTAACDHTDRELEVHGVAWSKNAAYDVLAEQAWRLADVEDRLDSLTLRAWADDELIQDGTLADLLTPRYWLDLLRERGLAEPGTVLLSGTIPMRPGVDQFAGHWRVALGDPATQNTIELGYRTRRLPDPIG is encoded by the coding sequence ATGCGCAAGACCGGATTCGTGGCCACCCGGTCACCACCAGCAAGGAGACCACCCGTGCGGTTCACCCTCCCCGACGGCACGACCGAGTCCGTCACCGTGCACACCCTGCTCAACGCCGGGTACGCCGGGCGAAGCCAGGACGAGGTCGCCGCGCACGTCGCCGAACTGGCCGAGCTCGGCGTACCGGCGCCCTCGGTCACCCCGGCCCTCTACCCGGTATCCCCTTATCTGGCCGCCCAAACCCGGGAAGTGCCGGTGCAGCACGACCGGACCTCCGGCGAGGCCGAATGGGCGCTGGTCATCAGCAGCACCGGCGAAGTGCTGCTCACCGCGGCGTGCGATCACACCGACCGCGAACTGGAGGTGCACGGCGTCGCGTGGAGCAAGAACGCCGCCTACGACGTGCTCGCCGAACAGGCGTGGCGGCTCGCCGACGTCGAAGACCGCCTCGACTCGCTGACCCTGCGCGCGTGGGCGGACGACGAGCTGATTCAGGACGGCACCCTCGCCGATCTGCTGACCCCGCGCTACTGGCTGGACCTGCTGCGGGAGCGGGGACTCGCCGAGCCGGGCACCGTGCTGCTGTCCGGCACGATCCCGATGCGCCCCGGCGTGGACCAGTTCGCCGGGCACTGGCGCGTGGCACTGGGCGACCCGGCCACGCAGAACACCATCGAACTCGGTTACCGGACGCGGCGCCTTCCCGACCCGATCGGCTGA
- a CDS encoding GNAT family N-acetyltransferase: MTDWTTVPTLTGEHVRLEPLSGDHAEGLHEAGRDPEIWAWLSLKRPETLDDTRAMVETIRSTPGRQAFAQIDAVTGEVAGTTSYYQVDPAHRALLIGYTWIGKRWQRTPLNTEAKLLLLTHAFEARGAIRVAWQTDHRNERSQRAIERLGAKRDGVLRSHRIRPDGTVRDTVEYSVIAAEWPSVRDGLLARLG, translated from the coding sequence GTGACCGACTGGACCACCGTTCCGACCCTGACCGGCGAGCACGTGCGGCTGGAGCCGCTTTCCGGCGACCACGCCGAAGGCCTGCACGAAGCGGGCCGCGACCCCGAGATCTGGGCCTGGCTCAGCCTGAAGCGGCCGGAGACGCTCGACGACACGCGAGCAATGGTTGAGACCATTCGAAGCACGCCGGGCCGTCAGGCGTTCGCTCAGATCGACGCCGTCACGGGCGAGGTCGCCGGGACGACTTCGTACTACCAGGTCGATCCGGCGCACCGGGCACTGCTGATCGGCTACACGTGGATCGGGAAGCGCTGGCAGCGCACCCCGCTCAACACCGAAGCGAAACTGCTCCTGCTGACGCACGCGTTCGAAGCGCGCGGCGCGATCCGCGTCGCCTGGCAGACCGACCACCGCAACGAACGGTCGCAGCGCGCCATCGAACGGCTCGGCGCGAAGCGCGACGGCGTGCTGCGCTCGCACCGGATCCGCCCGGACGGCACCGTGCGAGATACCGTCGAGTACTCCGTGATCGCGGCCGAATGGCCTTCGGTGCGGGACGGTCTGCTGGCCCGTCTCGGCTGA
- a CDS encoding GlxA family transcriptional regulator — MNRLHRVVAVVVPPQSTFELGCVAEVFGIEHPGVETRYAFEVCGEARGVVPTKAGYEMVIPLGLDALDDADSIFVTGWPDRGAPPSPELRTALTAAHARGARVAGICSGAFALAATGLLDGRAATTHWRMADELARRYPNVLVRPQALYVDHGDVATSAGTGAAIDLALELVRRDFGAAYAADIARQMVLPPHREGGQRQYARVTPARPAPLSAVIEWAEANLHRPVSVDDLAATGAVSARTLARLFERELGTTPGKWLLRRRLHEACALLERTDATIESVAAAAGFGDVSNFRRRFAAEFGTTPSTYRRTFAASPR; from the coding sequence ATGAACCGGCTCCATCGCGTGGTCGCCGTCGTCGTCCCGCCCCAGTCGACGTTCGAGCTGGGCTGCGTCGCCGAGGTCTTCGGCATCGAGCACCCCGGCGTCGAAACGCGGTACGCGTTCGAGGTCTGCGGGGAAGCGCGCGGAGTCGTCCCGACCAAGGCCGGGTACGAGATGGTCATACCGCTCGGTCTCGACGCGCTGGATGACGCCGACTCGATCTTCGTGACCGGCTGGCCGGACCGCGGCGCGCCGCCGTCGCCGGAGCTGCGCACCGCGCTGACCGCCGCGCACGCCCGCGGTGCTCGCGTGGCGGGGATCTGCTCGGGGGCGTTCGCGCTCGCGGCGACCGGCCTGCTCGACGGCCGAGCGGCGACCACGCACTGGCGCATGGCGGACGAGCTCGCGCGCCGCTACCCGAACGTGCTCGTCCGGCCGCAAGCGCTGTACGTGGACCACGGCGACGTCGCCACGAGCGCCGGAACCGGAGCCGCGATCGACCTCGCGCTCGAACTCGTCCGCCGGGACTTCGGCGCCGCGTACGCCGCCGACATCGCCCGCCAGATGGTGCTGCCGCCGCACCGCGAAGGCGGTCAGCGGCAGTACGCGCGCGTGACACCGGCCAGGCCGGCGCCGCTTTCCGCCGTCATCGAATGGGCGGAGGCGAACCTGCACCGGCCGGTGTCCGTCGACGACCTCGCCGCGACCGGTGCCGTTTCGGCGCGCACGCTGGCGAGGCTGTTCGAGCGCGAGCTCGGGACCACACCGGGAAAATGGCTCCTGCGCCGACGGCTCCACGAAGCCTGCGCGCTGCTCGAACGCACCGACGCGACGATCGAAAGCGTCGCCGCCGCGGCCGGGTTCGGCGACGTGTCGAACTTCCGCCGCCGCTTCGCCGCCGAATTCGGCACCACGCCGAGCACCTACCGGCGCACCTTCGCGGCCAGCCCCCGATGA
- a CDS encoding LysR family transcriptional regulator — MIDLRRLQVLRAVAHHGSVTAAAASLHLTPSAASQQIRHLARELQVALLEPAGRGVRLTGAARRLLGHADAIEERWQRAEADLADPSPTGELRICGLPTTISALLAPAVARLRERSPALVVRLREAEPPECFDLLFSGAADLVVTMATPGGPSAADTRFDLCPLLDDPYDLLTSPGHPLARRTGVALADLAAEPWIVGMPGTFYRDLVLALAAGAGFTPSVAHEVLEWTAVAALAGQGLGVSLVPRIVRLPDEPAVVRTELADAPARRLVTVVRRGNREAPAIAAALSALSAEIGEMGRDPGAERARRMSGDPFDGVGEQRRDADGERARVEQRGVR; from the coding sequence ATGATCGATCTGCGACGGCTCCAGGTGCTGCGGGCCGTCGCGCACCACGGCTCGGTGACCGCCGCGGCCGCCTCACTGCACCTGACCCCGTCCGCGGCATCCCAGCAGATTCGACATTTAGCCCGCGAACTGCAGGTGGCGCTGCTCGAGCCGGCGGGGCGCGGGGTGCGGCTCACCGGGGCCGCCCGCCGCCTGCTCGGCCACGCCGACGCGATCGAGGAGCGGTGGCAGCGGGCCGAAGCGGATCTCGCGGACCCGTCGCCGACGGGCGAGCTCCGGATCTGCGGCCTGCCGACGACCATTTCGGCGCTGCTGGCTCCCGCGGTGGCGCGGCTGCGCGAGCGATCGCCCGCGCTCGTCGTCCGACTCCGCGAGGCCGAACCGCCGGAGTGCTTCGATCTGCTGTTCTCCGGCGCCGCCGATCTCGTCGTCACGATGGCCACCCCCGGCGGCCCGTCCGCCGCCGACACCCGGTTCGATCTTTGCCCGCTCCTCGACGACCCGTACGACCTGCTGACCTCTCCCGGCCACCCGCTGGCGCGGCGGACCGGGGTCGCGCTCGCCGATCTCGCCGCCGAACCGTGGATCGTCGGCATGCCGGGGACCTTCTACCGCGACCTGGTCCTCGCGCTCGCCGCCGGCGCCGGGTTCACCCCGTCCGTCGCACACGAAGTCCTCGAATGGACGGCGGTCGCGGCGCTCGCGGGTCAGGGGCTCGGTGTCTCGCTCGTGCCCAGGATCGTGCGCCTCCCGGACGAACCGGCGGTGGTGCGCACGGAACTGGCCGACGCGCCCGCCCGCAGGCTCGTCACCGTGGTGCGGCGGGGAAATCGCGAGGCGCCCGCGATCGCCGCCGCGCTTTCGGCGCTGTCAGCCGAAATCGGCGAGATGGGCCGCGACCCAGGTGCGGAACGGGCGCGCCGGATGTCCGGTGATCCGTTCGACGGCGTTGGTGAGCAGCGCCGGGACGCCGACGGCGAGCGCGCTCGCGTCGAGCAGCGCGGCGTGCGCTGA
- a CDS encoding DUF6319 family protein, producing MTVDSLTQQETAPEAPEAAAPESTPSETANGSTPAPADAAAAETAAEEPAKPKRGRPKGTTPAKKTRTVELTLTVTGTADGEWQAELKHGSKWVARGLEIPAAAVSRAAKELHADLSIPIDEVINAAREQQAQKVAQLEAELEQAKQALAELDS from the coding sequence ATGACCGTGGATTCCTTGACCCAGCAGGAAACGGCCCCCGAAGCCCCGGAGGCAGCGGCCCCGGAGAGCACCCCGTCCGAGACCGCGAACGGCTCCACCCCGGCCCCGGCGGACGCCGCGGCCGCCGAAACCGCTGCTGAAGAGCCCGCCAAGCCGAAGCGCGGGCGCCCCAAGGGCACCACCCCGGCCAAGAAGACCCGCACGGTCGAGCTCACCCTGACCGTCACCGGCACCGCCGACGGCGAATGGCAGGCGGAGCTGAAGCACGGCAGCAAGTGGGTCGCCCGCGGCCTCGAGATCCCGGCCGCGGCCGTGTCGCGCGCGGCGAAGGAACTGCACGCCGACCTGTCGATCCCGATCGACGAAGTGATCAACGCGGCGCGCGAGCAGCAGGCGCAGAAGGTCGCGCAGCTGGAAGCCGAGCTCGAGCAGGCCAAGCAGGCGCTCGCCGAGCTCGACAGCTGA
- a CDS encoding MFS transporter: MTVIGQTAGTGEPVDGRSLRRAFLASLSGTALEWYDFAAYSVAAATLFGTLFFPSGDELAGTMAAFSTYAVGYLARPLGGFVFGRLGDKLGRKRVLVLTLLLTGTATFLIGVLPTYGSIGGFAAVLLVLLRFAQGVGIGGEWGGAVLLSSEFGDPKRRGFWASAAQIGPPAGNLLANGVLGVLALVLTDAQFTAWGWRVAFLLSGVLVGFGLWIRLKLEETPVFQRLAAEGDRSSAPISEVFRLEWRALLAAIFVRVCPDVLYALFTVFVLTYMTSELKMPRGEGLAAVMIGSALQLVLMPAAGALSDRVNRRKLYLIGTIAAGVWPFVFFPMVSGRSFAAVLVGVVLALVIHALLYGPQAALVTEQFSERLRYTGSSLAYTLAGVIGGALAPLLFTALLAGFGSWVAIALYLAVTAVVSIVGVWLARDPEDQLVS, encoded by the coding sequence ATGACTGTGATCGGTCAGACAGCGGGCACCGGGGAGCCGGTGGACGGCAGGTCGCTGCGCCGCGCGTTCCTGGCGAGCCTGTCCGGGACCGCGCTCGAGTGGTACGACTTCGCGGCCTACTCGGTGGCCGCCGCGACCCTGTTCGGCACGCTGTTCTTCCCCTCTGGCGACGAACTCGCGGGCACGATGGCGGCCTTCTCGACTTACGCCGTCGGGTACCTGGCGCGCCCGCTCGGCGGGTTCGTCTTCGGCAGGCTCGGCGACAAGCTGGGCCGCAAACGCGTGCTCGTGCTGACTCTCCTGCTGACCGGCACCGCGACCTTCCTGATCGGTGTGCTGCCGACGTACGGCTCGATCGGCGGGTTCGCGGCCGTGCTGCTCGTACTCCTCCGGTTCGCCCAGGGCGTCGGGATCGGCGGCGAATGGGGCGGCGCGGTGCTGCTGTCGAGCGAGTTCGGCGATCCGAAGCGACGCGGGTTCTGGGCGTCCGCCGCGCAGATCGGCCCGCCCGCGGGCAATCTGCTCGCCAACGGCGTGCTCGGCGTGCTCGCGCTCGTGCTCACCGACGCCCAGTTCACCGCGTGGGGCTGGCGGGTCGCGTTCCTCCTTTCCGGCGTGCTGGTCGGATTCGGCCTCTGGATCCGGCTCAAACTGGAAGAGACCCCGGTGTTCCAACGGCTCGCGGCCGAAGGCGACCGGTCGAGCGCGCCGATCTCGGAGGTGTTCCGGCTCGAATGGCGCGCGCTGCTCGCCGCGATCTTCGTGCGCGTCTGCCCCGACGTCCTGTACGCGCTGTTCACCGTGTTCGTGCTGACCTACATGACCAGCGAGCTGAAGATGCCGCGCGGTGAAGGGCTCGCCGCGGTGATGATCGGCTCCGCGCTGCAGCTCGTGCTCATGCCCGCCGCGGGCGCGCTGTCCGATCGCGTCAACCGGCGCAAGCTCTACCTCATCGGCACCATCGCGGCCGGGGTGTGGCCGTTCGTGTTCTTCCCGATGGTGAGCGGGCGTTCGTTCGCCGCCGTGCTCGTCGGCGTGGTGCTGGCACTCGTGATCCACGCACTCCTGTACGGCCCGCAGGCGGCTTTGGTGACCGAGCAGTTCTCGGAACGCTTGCGGTACACGGGAAGTTCGCTCGCCTACACCCTCGCCGGGGTGATCGGCGGCGCGCTCGCGCCGCTGCTGTTCACCGCACTGCTGGCGGGATTCGGCAGCTGGGTCGCGATCGCGCTGTACCTCGCGGTCACCGCGGTGGTCAGCATCGTGGGCGTGTGGCTCGCGCGCGACCCCGAGGATCAGCTGGTGAGCTGA
- a CDS encoding phosphoribosyltransferase → MAEEREELTWELFGSASRELAQAIADDGFAPDLVLSIARGGLFVAGALGYALDVKNLHVMNVEFYTGVDERLDLPVMLPPVPNAVDLTGATVLVADDVADTGATLKLVRDFCADHVAEVRCAVVYEKPRSEVKCEYVWRHTDRWINFPWSVAPPVVRREGQVLDA, encoded by the coding sequence ATGGCCGAGGAGCGGGAAGAGCTCACCTGGGAGCTGTTCGGATCGGCCAGCAGGGAACTGGCGCAGGCGATCGCGGACGACGGGTTCGCGCCCGATCTGGTCCTGTCGATCGCGCGGGGCGGCCTGTTCGTGGCGGGGGCGCTCGGGTACGCGCTGGACGTGAAGAACCTGCACGTGATGAACGTCGAGTTCTACACCGGTGTTGACGAGCGGCTCGACCTGCCGGTGATGCTGCCGCCCGTGCCCAACGCGGTCGATCTGACCGGGGCCACCGTGCTGGTCGCCGACGACGTCGCGGACACCGGTGCGACGCTGAAGCTGGTGCGGGACTTCTGCGCCGACCACGTCGCCGAAGTGCGCTGCGCGGTGGTCTACGAGAAGCCGCGTTCCGAGGTCAAGTGCGAGTACGTGTGGCGGCACACCGACCGGTGGATCAACTTCCCGTGGTCGGTCGCCCCGCCCGTGGTGCGCCGCGAGGGGCAGGTGCTCGACGCATGA
- a CDS encoding sulfite exporter TauE/SafE family protein → MWLLLFGAGIAAGVSGTIAGLASLFSYPALLLAGLPATAANVTNTVALALGSITAVPSSRRELAGQAATVRKLGTVCALGGAGGAALLLVTPPGIFQRIVPFLIGGASVVILLRPRFRGATAGVFAASVYSGYFAAASGVLLLALLLATTSGGLLRANALKNVLVVITDVVAAAGFAVFGPVDWVRAVPLTAGLLLGSWLGPMIARKVPEAPLRAGIALAGLGLAVKLGVDAFMS, encoded by the coding sequence ATGTGGCTCCTGCTCTTCGGCGCCGGGATCGCGGCCGGGGTCTCCGGAACCATCGCGGGCCTCGCCTCGCTCTTCTCCTACCCGGCGCTCCTCCTCGCGGGGCTGCCCGCCACGGCGGCGAACGTGACGAACACGGTCGCGCTGGCGCTCGGCAGCATCACCGCCGTGCCCAGTTCACGGCGCGAGCTGGCCGGGCAGGCCGCGACGGTGCGCAAGCTCGGCACGGTGTGCGCGCTCGGCGGCGCGGGCGGCGCCGCACTGCTGCTCGTGACACCGCCGGGGATCTTCCAGCGGATCGTGCCGTTCCTCATCGGCGGGGCTTCGGTGGTGATCCTGCTGCGCCCGCGCTTCCGCGGCGCGACGGCCGGGGTGTTCGCCGCGTCCGTCTACAGTGGATACTTCGCCGCCGCGTCCGGGGTGCTGCTGCTGGCCTTGCTGCTCGCCACCACCTCCGGCGGGTTGCTGCGCGCCAACGCGCTCAAGAACGTGCTCGTGGTGATCACGGATGTGGTCGCGGCGGCGGGGTTCGCGGTCTTCGGGCCCGTCGACTGGGTGCGCGCGGTGCCGCTGACCGCCGGGCTGCTACTGGGTTCCTGGCTCGGCCCGATGATCGCGCGGAAGGTTCCCGAAGCGCCGCTACGCGCGGGGATCGCGCTCGCCGGGCTCGGCCTCGCCGTCAAGCTCGGCGTCGACGCGTTCATGTCGTGA
- a CDS encoding avidin/streptavidin family protein: MTARETWTGEWRNQYGSALRIADDSGGRLTGTFRTALSDSGFAGFEAEITGIHTGNCVHFAFARTGQAGDKIASFTGLLRDGRMETLWHVVSDAAAEPDGLRKLPWAHAAMTSADTFERVTT; the protein is encoded by the coding sequence ATGACTGCACGGGAAACCTGGACCGGTGAATGGCGGAACCAGTACGGCTCCGCGCTGAGGATCGCGGACGACTCCGGCGGGCGGCTCACGGGCACTTTCCGCACCGCGCTGAGCGACAGCGGTTTCGCGGGCTTCGAAGCGGAAATCACCGGAATCCACACCGGAAACTGCGTGCACTTCGCCTTCGCGCGCACCGGCCAGGCCGGGGACAAGATCGCCTCGTTCACCGGCCTCCTGCGGGACGGGCGGATGGAAACCCTCTGGCACGTCGTTTCCGATGCCGCCGCGGAACCGGACGGCCTGCGGAAGCTGCCGTGGGCGCATGCCGCGATGACCAGCGCCGACACGTTCGAGCGCGTCACGACATGA
- a CDS encoding GntR family transcriptional regulator yields MVSGREKAYEFLKNTVLADPATQGGFISEQEIAERVGISRTPVREALLRLAAEELVQLVPKRGAYIAPITGKDLHDLMEMRGLLERFAAEKTLADDTVPLLAMRAALEKQARLDSGETAQFIELDTQFHTLLVEAAGNPILAKTYQTLRARQVRAGMVAMLRSGDRQKTVLAEHQAILDAFESGDVAATLAAIDDHLGTTLAIQLTS; encoded by the coding sequence ATGGTGTCGGGCCGGGAGAAGGCGTACGAATTCCTGAAGAACACCGTGCTCGCGGATCCGGCCACGCAGGGCGGTTTCATCAGCGAGCAGGAGATCGCCGAGCGGGTCGGCATCTCGCGAACCCCCGTGCGCGAAGCACTGCTTCGGCTCGCCGCCGAAGAACTCGTCCAGCTCGTGCCGAAGCGCGGCGCCTACATCGCGCCGATCACCGGTAAGGACCTGCACGACCTGATGGAAATGCGCGGCCTGCTGGAACGGTTCGCCGCCGAAAAAACGCTCGCCGACGACACGGTCCCGCTCCTCGCCATGCGTGCGGCGTTGGAAAAGCAGGCCCGGCTCGACAGCGGGGAAACCGCGCAGTTCATCGAACTGGACACACAGTTCCACACCCTGCTCGTCGAAGCGGCGGGCAACCCCATCCTCGCGAAGACCTACCAAACCCTGCGCGCGCGCCAGGTGCGGGCCGGGATGGTGGCGATGCTGCGCAGCGGTGACCGCCAGAAGACCGTGCTCGCCGAACACCAGGCCATCCTCGACGCGTTCGAGTCGGGCGACGTCGCGGCGACGCTCGCCGCGATCGACGACCACCTCGGCACCACGCTCGCGATTCAGCTCACCAGCTGA
- a CDS encoding WD40 repeat domain-containing protein, translating into MTRKGSNARKQAARELAAAEGIPYTEALRRQSTEDIAEPRTVPPVPNHAPAATLIGHTGPVKSVAFHPGGHAFVTGGDATVRWWDLATEETTTVLDHDAIVFSVDFAPDGNTVAAAGRDGRISLWRPETGEVDTLTRCAGDVHALRFSPDGSTVATNEAPPRRGFDLPPEGGAIVHVWDLATGQAAATFADRGAYAGHALAFHPGGDLLATSGGLDGTVALHYLRTGESMALTGHSAGVNAIAFSPDGATVATASVDTTVRVWDLATRRTLAIFKPHGHYAQAVAFAPDGLTLASSSTDPVVRLWDLEEERAKAILFGHTDYITSLAFSPDGRTLVSAGTDRTIRLWAVPAN; encoded by the coding sequence GTGACCAGAAAAGGCAGCAACGCGCGCAAGCAGGCGGCCCGCGAACTCGCGGCAGCCGAAGGAATCCCCTACACCGAAGCGCTCCGCCGACAGTCCACAGAGGACATCGCGGAGCCGAGAACCGTCCCGCCGGTACCGAACCACGCCCCGGCGGCGACCCTGATCGGCCACACCGGCCCGGTCAAGTCGGTGGCGTTCCACCCCGGCGGGCACGCGTTCGTCACCGGAGGGGACGCCACGGTCCGCTGGTGGGACCTCGCGACCGAAGAGACCACCACGGTCCTCGACCACGACGCCATCGTCTTCTCGGTGGACTTCGCCCCGGACGGGAACACCGTCGCGGCCGCCGGGCGGGACGGCCGGATTTCCTTGTGGCGCCCCGAAACCGGCGAGGTCGACACGCTGACCCGGTGCGCGGGCGACGTGCACGCGCTGCGGTTCAGCCCCGACGGATCCACAGTGGCCACCAATGAGGCACCGCCCCGGCGCGGTTTCGACCTGCCCCCGGAAGGCGGGGCGATCGTGCACGTGTGGGACCTCGCGACCGGACAGGCCGCCGCCACCTTCGCCGATCGCGGTGCGTACGCCGGGCACGCGCTCGCGTTCCACCCCGGCGGGGACCTCCTCGCCACGAGCGGCGGCCTGGACGGGACCGTGGCGCTGCACTACCTGCGCACCGGTGAATCCATGGCGCTGACCGGCCACAGCGCGGGCGTCAACGCGATCGCGTTCAGCCCCGACGGGGCCACGGTGGCCACCGCCAGCGTGGACACCACGGTGCGGGTGTGGGATCTCGCGACCCGCCGGACCCTGGCGATCTTCAAACCGCACGGGCACTACGCCCAGGCCGTGGCCTTCGCCCCCGACGGGCTGACGCTGGCCAGCAGCAGCACCGATCCGGTGGTGCGGCTGTGGGACCTCGAAGAAGAGCGTGCGAAGGCCATCCTCTTCGGCCACACCGACTACATCACCTCGCTCGCGTTCAGCCCCGACGGGCGGACCCTGGTGAGCGCCGGGACGGACCGGACGATCCGGCTCTGGGCCGTCCCGGCGAACTGA